AAGCAAGCCGCCAAGTCACTTGCGCTTCTGCAGCATGAAATTTCTGTGACAGGCAAAGTAAGACTGACTGGGTGACTTGATTGTTGCAGAACAATTACTTGCATGACGCAAGTTCGATTCTCTTGTCCTTCGCGCAACTGCAACATTTCTGACGCGACTCGTTTCTAGAGAGCTTGCAACCGCCGCGAAGTGGTGGGGGCTCAAGGAACTCGAAATCATGTCGAACATCGCTCGGGCCGGCGGCAATTCGCCGGCCGTCCTTCGTCATTCCGCGATTGCGCTGCTGCTGGCCGGCGTCGCTGTCCCTGCGCTGGCGCAGACCCAGCCGGTCACCCCGCCGCCGGGCACCGTCGCACCGGCGACCGACGCGACCACCACGCCAGGCCAGCCGGCGCAGTCCGACACTCCTAATCCGACCGCGGTCACCACCGACGCTCCCGGCTCGATCGCGACCACCGCCGCGGCGCCGGGCGGCAACAGCAGCGGCCTTGGCGACATCGTGGTCACCGCCACCCGCCGCGAGACTAATCTTCAGAAGACGCCGATCTCGATCAGCGTGGTCGACCCCAAGGCGATCCAGCAGCGGCACGTCCAGAGCCTGATCAACCTCGCCGACGGCTCGGTCCCGTCCTTGCGCGTCGCCACCTTCGAGGCGCGCCAGTCGGCGCTGACCATCGGCATTCGTGGCATCGTCCCGTTCGACCAGAACCAGACCGCGCGCGAGCCGGGCGTCGGCATCTATCTCGACGGCGTTTATCTCGGCCGCTCGCAGGGCCTCAACGCGGCGCTGTTCGACGTCGAGCGGATCGAGGTGCTGCGCGGTCCCCAGGGCACCCTCTTCGGTCGCAACACCGAAGGCGGTGCGCTCAGCATCGTCACCGCCGCCCCGACCGGCGTGTTCGGCGGGCGGGTGATGGCCGGCGTCGGTAACTATGGCGGGCGCGAGGGCGAGCTTCACCTCAACCTGCCGGCGTTCGACAATTTCTCGGTCAAAGTCGATGCCGTCTATCAGCACCAGGATCCGACGACCAAGAACCCCGCCTCGGGCCAGGCCGGCTGGAACCAGTACAATCGCGTCGGCGGCCGCGTCGCCGCGCGCTGGAAGCCGGTCGACGGGCTGACCATCGACGTCGCCTACGACCAGGCCAAGGACGAGAATACGCCCTTCTATAGCCAGCTCATCGACTATAATCCGCTTGGCCGGACGGTCGGCGTCTACGTCCTCAACACCACCACCAACAAATATGTGCTGGCCACGCCCGGCACGGTCTCCGGCCCCGCGCCGGCTGCCTGCTCGAGCTGCATCGCGCCGCTGTCGCCCCTCGTGCACGTCAGTGGCGACAACCGCCAGGACACCGCCGACCTAGGCGTGATCCAGCAGCCGAGCGTCGACAAGACCCACGGCTTCTCGGGCACCATCCGCTACAAGCTGTCGCCGGCGCTCGAGCTGCGCTCGATCACCTCGTGGCGCGGCGTCAACACGGTGCAGTGGGACGGCTCGGCCGGCGCTCACCGCAGCGCCTTCGCGCCCAACGGGCAGTTCGGCCGCTACAGCCTGTCCGAGCTCAACCAGCACCAGTTCAGCCAGGAATTCCAGATCGTCGGCAGCGTCCCGCAGCTCGACTATGTGCTCGGCGCCAATTACTTCAACGAGCACGTCTCGGAGCTGGCGGCGACCCCGAATCCCGAGCAGTGGAACGTCGACGGCACCGCCTACACGTTCGTCAACCAGTTTCCGCCCAACCCCAATGGGCCGATCACCTCGAGCAACCAGGGCTGGGATCGCCGCTACTGGTTCCTCCAGCGCAACAGCGCCGCGATCGGCAAGAGCTACGGCGTGTTCGGCCAGGCGACCTTCACCCCCGCCGGGTTCGACATACTCCACATCACCGCGGGCGGCCGCTACAGCCATGACAAGCGCGACGGCGCGCTGACGATCATCAACGGCGTCGCCGTCCCCTATCAGCTGCACTACAAGAACGGCCGCTTCGATCCGCTCGCGATCGTCGCCCTCGACGCGGCGCCGGGCATCAATCTCTACGCCAAATATGCCTCGGGCTTCCGCGCCGGCGGCGCCAACGCCCGCTCGGGCACCTTCCGCCAGTTCAATCCGGAATCGGTCAAGTCGTACGAACTCGGCGCCAAGACCGACTTCCTCGACCATCATGTGCGCCTCAATCTCGCCGCCTACCTGATGCATCGCAAGAACACGCAGATCGACTTCGATTTCGTCGATACGACGCAGTTCCTGCCGAGCGGCGCGGTCAGCCCGACCTACAACCTTCACACCGAGGAAACGGTCAACGCGCCGGGGACGTCGAAGATCAGGGGCATCGAGGCCGACCTCACCGTCCGTCCGATCACCGGCCTGACGCTGGGTGCCTCCTACGCCTACACCAAGATCAGCGTGCCGCCGACGCCGAACCCGCTGGCGGGTCCGAACTTCGGGGTCATCACCCAGGTCTTCACCGTCTATACCCCGCGCCATGCCGGCTCGGTGTTCGGCGACATCGAGGTGCCGCTCAACGCGAACGACTACCTCGGCGCCAAGCTGCGCGTGCACCTCGACGGCAATTACGCCGGTCGGCAGTACAGCTTCCAGGCCGAGAACGTGCTGACCGACAAGAGCTTCGTGGTGAACGGCAGCATCGCGCTGGCCGACATTCCGCTCGCGCCGGGCGTCAAGGGCACGCTCAACCTGTGGTCGCGCAACCTGCTGAACGAGGCGCACATCTATCGCCGCTCCAACGCCAATGCGGCGGTGATCGGCGATTATGCCAACTTCAACCCGCCGCGCACCTTCGGCCTGCAGGGCATCGTCAACTTCGCTCCGCCGCCGCCGGTGGTGATCGCGGCAGCGCCGCCGCCCCCGCCGCCTCCGCCACCTCCCGCGGCGCCGGCGACGCAGACCTGCCCCGACGGGTCGGTAATCCTGGCGACCGACGCCTGTCCGGCGCCGCCGCCCCCGCCGCCGCCGCCGCCGCCCGCACCCGAGCGCGGCTAAGGGCCGGCGGCTTCGAGAAGGGAGCCGCCCACCACGGACAAGGGCTCCGGAGCACCCGCTTCGGAGCCCTTTTCGCTGGCGCCGGGCCGCCCTTAATCGCGCCATTCATTGTCGCGCCACATCCCGGCCACTATCTGTGGCTAAGTCCGTTGCCCACGGACCCGGGAAATTCGATGAATCAGGTAACCCTCAGTTCTGGCGGTTTGAATCGCGCGTCCGGCGCGGACGCGGCCGTGCGCCCGGCGGCCCCGGCCGACGACAAGGCGATGCTGAAGGCCGCCGCCAGCCTGACCCGCGACCTCAACACGCCCGATGCCCGCATCTATTGGGCCGACCTCATCGGCTCGGCGCTGCTCGGCTATGTGGCGCTGGCGGGTGCGCTGCTCTTGCATGGCTGGCTGGCGTGGGCGAGCGGGTTAGTTGCGGTGCTGGCGCTCTATCGCGCGGGAAGCTTCATCCACGAGGTCAGCCACATCAAGCACAGCCAGCTGCCGGGCTTCCGCCTCGGCTGGAACGCGCTGGTCGGCGTGCCGCTATTGGCCCCGTCCTTCCTCTACGAGGGCGTCCACAACCAGCACCACGCCAAGACCTATTACGGTACCGCCAACGACCCCGAATATCTGCCGCTAGCGCTGATGAAGCCGTGGACGCTGCCGGTGTTCCTGATCGTCGCCGCGCTCGCCCCGGTGGGAATGCTGATTCGCTTCGGCATGCTGGCGCCGCTGTCGTTGCTGTCGCCGCGCCTGCGCGACCACGTCGTGGCCCGCTTCTCGGGACTGCAGATCAACCCGCAATTCCGCCGCAAGCGCCCCGAGGGTGACTTCGCGCGGCTGTGGGCTCGGCTCGAGATCGCCTCCGCCGTCTGGGCGCTGTTGCTGATCGCGCTGGCCGCGACCGGAATCATCCCGTTGCGGGCCTTCCTGATCGTGCTCGGCGTGATGAGCGGCGTAATGTTCTTGAACCAGGTCCGCACCCTGGTCGCGCATTTGTGGGAGAATGACGGCGAGCCGATGAGCGTCACCGCGCAATATCTCGACAGCGTCAATGTGCCCCCGCCCGCGACCCTGCCCGCGATCTGGGCTCCTGTGGGGCTGCGCTATCACGCCCTCCATCACCTGCTGCCGGGCGTGCCCTATCACAACCTTGGCGAGGCGCACCGCCGGCTGGCGGCCGCGCTCGACGACGGCAGCGCCTATCATGTCACCAATCATCGCGGCCTGATGCCGCTGGTCGCGCGGCTCGCCCGCTCGACCATGCGTCAGCGCTAGCGCCGCCGCTTACTTCAGCTTGTCGGCGACGTCGTCGAAGCTGCTAAACTGAATCCGCTCTCCGTTGAGGAAGAAGGTCGGCGTGCCGGTCACGCCAGCGTCCTGCGCCGCCTTGAGGCTGCGCTCCAGCCAGGCGATGCCCTTGGGATCGCTGACGCAGCGATCGACCGCCGCCCCGATCAGCCCGAAGCGAGCCGCCAACGGCTTCACGTCCGTAACCTTGACCAGCAGCCGGTTGAGTTCGGCGTCCCCCTTCTGCCCGGCGGCGTCGAGCGCCGACTGGTCGGCGGCCTGCAGCTTGGCGACGATCTCGCGGCCGCTCTTGTAATAGGCATCGACGAACTGGAACCGCCGGCTGAGCGGGACGCAGCGCGCGATCAGCGTCGCCGCCGGGTCATTGGGGAAGATCTGGAACGGGCGATATTCGAACCGCACCCGCCCGGCCTTGACCGCGGCCATGATCTTGGGCCCCGCCTCCTGGTTGAAGGCGGCGCAATGCGGGCAATTAAGCGCGCCATATTCGACCAAAGTCTTGGGCGCGGTGCGGCGGCCGATCTGCCAGCCATAGGGGGTGTCGTTGACAGGCATCAGCGCGGGTGCCGCTGCGGCGGCCAGGAACATCAGAAGCATCGTTACTCCTCGGAGCGGACCAGCACGGTCTCACCGATCAATAGGAACAGGAAGAAGGGCGCCCATGCGGCGAGCAGCGGCGGGTAGGCGCCGACATTGCCCATCGCCAGCGCGAAATTGTCGGCGACGAAGTAAGCGAAGCCCAGCGCCATGCCGATCGCCGCACGCGCCAGCACCTGGCCCGAGCGCGCCAGCCCAAACGCCGCCACCGCCGCAAGCAGCGGCATCAGCACGGTCGACAGCGGCTCGCTGATCTTGTGCCACAGCCCGGTCTCGACCGCGTCGGTCTGGCGTCCGGCGGCGCGAAGCTCGGCGATATTGTCCTGGAGCGCGCCGATGCCGCGCGTCTCGGGATCGACCTTAGCCAAGGTAAAGCGTCCCGGCTCGACTCCCACCAACTCGCGCAACGCAGGTAGTTTGCGCACCAGGCTCTGCGCAGAATCGTAGATCGTGACGTTCTGCAGCTCCCACGCGCCGGGGACCTGGACCGCGCGGCCGGCGGTGATGATGCGGGCGATGCTGTTACCCTGCCGGTCGTAGAGCCTGACCCCCTGCAGCCGGGTCGCGGCGCCGTGGCCGATCACCAGGTCGGCGCGGACCATGTCGTCGCCGTTGGTGACCCAGACATTGCTGGTGACCAGGCTCTCGGGCGGAAGCGGCTTATAGTCGTTGCCGTCCCACGCCGACAATTCGGCGGTCGCCTTGGTCACCACCATCTCGTTGAAGGCGAACGAAATCCCGGCAAGTATCAGGCTGACCAGGATCAGCGGCGCGATCACCTGGTGCGCCGACATTCCCGCCGCCTTCATCGCGATCACTTCGCTGTTCTGGTTCAAGGCCACGAACACGATCAGCGTGCCGAGCAGGAAGGAGAAAGGGAAAGCGAAGGCGACGATCTGCGGCAACCGCAGCGCGACATAATGCCACACGTCGGCATTGGTGTTGCCCGGCACCGCGAGGATCTTGCCGCTTTCGCTCAGCAGGTTGAGCATCATCAGTACGAGGCTCAGGCTGAACAGCACCGCGATCCCGCGGGTGAGGAACAGCTTTCCGGTATAGAACGCCAGCCGCTTCGACGGGAAGAAGTTGAAGTTGATCATGCGGCGGCCTCGGTCTCACGCCCG
The Sphingomonas ginsengisoli An et al. 2013 genome window above contains:
- a CDS encoding DsbA family protein, whose amino-acid sequence is MLLMFLAAAAAPALMPVNDTPYGWQIGRRTAPKTLVEYGALNCPHCAAFNQEAGPKIMAAVKAGRVRFEYRPFQIFPNDPAATLIARCVPLSRRFQFVDAYYKSGREIVAKLQAADQSALDAAGQKGDAELNRLLVKVTDVKPLAARFGLIGAAVDRCVSDPKGIAWLERSLKAAQDAGVTGTPTFFLNGERIQFSSFDDVADKLK
- a CDS encoding fatty acid desaturase family protein, yielding MNQVTLSSGGLNRASGADAAVRPAAPADDKAMLKAAASLTRDLNTPDARIYWADLIGSALLGYVALAGALLLHGWLAWASGLVAVLALYRAGSFIHEVSHIKHSQLPGFRLGWNALVGVPLLAPSFLYEGVHNQHHAKTYYGTANDPEYLPLALMKPWTLPVFLIVAALAPVGMLIRFGMLAPLSLLSPRLRDHVVARFSGLQINPQFRRKRPEGDFARLWARLEIASAVWALLLIALAATGIIPLRAFLIVLGVMSGVMFLNQVRTLVAHLWENDGEPMSVTAQYLDSVNVPPPATLPAIWAPVGLRYHALHHLLPGVPYHNLGEAHRRLAAALDDGSAYHVTNHRGLMPLVARLARSTMRQR
- a CDS encoding TonB-dependent receptor codes for the protein MSNIARAGGNSPAVLRHSAIALLLAGVAVPALAQTQPVTPPPGTVAPATDATTTPGQPAQSDTPNPTAVTTDAPGSIATTAAAPGGNSSGLGDIVVTATRRETNLQKTPISISVVDPKAIQQRHVQSLINLADGSVPSLRVATFEARQSALTIGIRGIVPFDQNQTAREPGVGIYLDGVYLGRSQGLNAALFDVERIEVLRGPQGTLFGRNTEGGALSIVTAAPTGVFGGRVMAGVGNYGGREGELHLNLPAFDNFSVKVDAVYQHQDPTTKNPASGQAGWNQYNRVGGRVAARWKPVDGLTIDVAYDQAKDENTPFYSQLIDYNPLGRTVGVYVLNTTTNKYVLATPGTVSGPAPAACSSCIAPLSPLVHVSGDNRQDTADLGVIQQPSVDKTHGFSGTIRYKLSPALELRSITSWRGVNTVQWDGSAGAHRSAFAPNGQFGRYSLSELNQHQFSQEFQIVGSVPQLDYVLGANYFNEHVSELAATPNPEQWNVDGTAYTFVNQFPPNPNGPITSSNQGWDRRYWFLQRNSAAIGKSYGVFGQATFTPAGFDILHITAGGRYSHDKRDGALTIINGVAVPYQLHYKNGRFDPLAIVALDAAPGINLYAKYASGFRAGGANARSGTFRQFNPESVKSYELGAKTDFLDHHVRLNLAAYLMHRKNTQIDFDFVDTTQFLPSGAVSPTYNLHTEETVNAPGTSKIRGIEADLTVRPITGLTLGASYAYTKISVPPTPNPLAGPNFGVITQVFTVYTPRHAGSVFGDIEVPLNANDYLGAKLRVHLDGNYAGRQYSFQAENVLTDKSFVVNGSIALADIPLAPGVKGTLNLWSRNLLNEAHIYRRSNANAAVIGDYANFNPPRTFGLQGIVNFAPPPPVVIAAAPPPPPPPPPPAAPATQTCPDGSVILATDACPAPPPPPPPPPPAPERG
- the lptG gene encoding LPS export ABC transporter permease LptG yields the protein MINFNFFPSKRLAFYTGKLFLTRGIAVLFSLSLVLMMLNLLSESGKILAVPGNTNADVWHYVALRLPQIVAFAFPFSFLLGTLIVFVALNQNSEVIAMKAAGMSAHQVIAPLILVSLILAGISFAFNEMVVTKATAELSAWDGNDYKPLPPESLVTSNVWVTNGDDMVRADLVIGHGAATRLQGVRLYDRQGNSIARIITAGRAVQVPGAWELQNVTIYDSAQSLVRKLPALRELVGVEPGRFTLAKVDPETRGIGALQDNIAELRAAGRQTDAVETGLWHKISEPLSTVLMPLLAAVAAFGLARSGQVLARAAIGMALGFAYFVADNFALAMGNVGAYPPLLAAWAPFFLFLLIGETVLVRSEE